A window of Aptenodytes patagonicus chromosome 1, bAptPat1.pri.cur, whole genome shotgun sequence genomic DNA:
aaaaaaaaaaagggctaaaTGTGCACATATACTTACTGTCCTGCTACCAAGCAAGTGGTCTAGTCTCCCTGCAAATGCAGTCCTTAATATAAGGAAGCCTTCTTTGCCCTTTCAAACTGAGGGTGGAAAACCCCTGCTTGTCATGATCCCTGTCACTGTCTTCTGTGGTTTGAACCATCGTCCACAGCTCAGAATGATTGTGACAGGTCACTGAGGTGATGGTAAAAATTAGCTGCTTTTTACCTTCACTTCAATTATTTGtcaaaaaaatttagaaaagtcAGTGGCATTTTGGAGGCACTTAATTAATTTGCGTCCTTATTTTCTCTTACACATTGATGGAGATTTCCTCAGGCTCCACATTTATGAGAAGCCTGCAAAGTGCTTGAGGGATCTGCACTTGAATCCTTTTCATCTCCAGCCATTGTTAAGTGGGCCTTTGCTGCAGGCTTACAGAGTCAGAGGAGCCGCACTGAGACCTTCTTAAAATACAACTATATTTAATAATAACAGAGGAAGTATAAACTTACGAGCCCATTCGGATACTTTTTATAGCAATGTTCCCCTGTTTCAAGCCTGCACCAGTGTAAAAGTGCCACCCTTAAatacttttaatctttttctgcTGGGAGTCACATTTTCCAAGTAGGATCTCAGTTGCCAGTGCTTGATGTAACAATAACTCAaagctgccaggagcagaggggaggtattattttaaattaaaaaatatatattaaaaaaagaaaacgaaaTCCAGTTAGGGTGTTTCTTTTCGTATGTGAGTAGTTTGGAGGTTTTGCCCTTTTCAAGAAGGATGTAATATTGAGAGTGCAGAAGAAGTGTGTCCATCCAATGTGTCACCTAattagcaccaaaaaaaaaaatctaggccaAGCCCAAAGCCATGGGAATTAAGGCTCATGCAGACTGAGATCCTGTGGGCTAACTATATGTCCTGAACTTTTGGAGGGCAAAAATAGGCATTGCAGGATCTGCCAGGTGGGTAGATGTGCGTACAGTTCGGCATGGAAGAGGGCAATTCTGTGCCTTTAGTCTGAGCTTGCTGAATTTAATTCTCCTCCTTGCTACAGATCCCCATTATCAACTTGGGAAACAACTTTCTCCATTTGTGCCACAGCTCCTGACCTGTGAAGCAAAGCTACATCCCAGGGCTCTTTGTAGGATTAATTTTGTATTCAAGAAGGTGCCTGAATGAAATGCCAGGACATTCAGATAGATGAATTACAGAGTGTGGTAGCTCAGCTGAAAGACAGAAGAGGTTCCAATGCCCAAGTGCAGACTCTTCTTTCCCAAAATGAGCCTTGCTTTTGTGACAAAAAAAGGTGTAGTGTGGGCACTGCGAGCACCCAGCACTAGGTACTGCCCATATATAAATAGGGATGATGtttgtattcctttttctttttttatttttcattttcaatcaATTTAACAAATGTTTCCTCCACTGGTCTCAGAATCTGTGgtagaatgaaaaacaaattagatttttaggaatattgtaaatatttacattccTCTATGTACAGCAAAGCAAATGTCTATTTGCAGAGTATCAGCTGGAGGTGCAGCAGACGTGCTGCACTAAAGGGAAGCTCTCGGAAAGGGTTTTTCAGAGGTGACTTAAAGACAAATTCTCCACCAGGGCCTTCAAGGAGAGAGAAATCACTATGGAAATGTCAGGAAATACTGCTTCTTGTCTTCCACAGCACTTGGCTTAGGTGGTCAATGTTCCAGTCCTTTTCCTAGGCCAGGCCAGCACCTGGTGCCGTAAAGTGTCTCTGTGGAGGAGCTCACATTGCGTCCTTGGGGATACCGCGCATTGTGTTAGAGCAGACAGCATACCCGGGTTTGCAGTAAGAGAGCTAGGGCTGGAAACGGGACCTCATGAAAGTTTTCAATTTCAAAGGGAATCAGTTCTTTCCATAAAGGGGACACTTTTATTATgtcaaatatgaagaaaaaaataaatagttctaCCAACCTTTgagaggtttgggatttttttcaataattaaTTTCAATAGCTAGTTTAGACTCATGAAAACCTTCTGCCTGCACCAGTGAGCATCCTGAGCCTAATGCAAACCTGGAGATAGTACAGGGGATGCAGCAGGACACAAGTACTTTTCCAACCCATGCAAGTGATTGCATTTGTCACAGACATAGTTCATGACTGTTGAAAGAAGGACAGTCACCGTCAGCCTAGGTCAATCCTTCTGCATGCAGTCAGGAAGAGAGGGTAAATGACTGGAGCAGGGAGGGTGAGGTGGTTTTGTCCCTTGCAGACATTCTGAGAGTATTTCACACTCAGGGTAGTTGGTGTCAGGGAGGCATAAATGAAGGAGTTTGCCTTTGTTGTGAAACACAAATGGTGGCATGGCTTGAGTCCGCAAGGCAGCAGAATTGttttcactggaaagaaaatattcccaAGCGACCTCAGAGGAAGCGAGAGGAAAACAGCCCAGTCTTTATCACCTAGTAATGGTAATTTTGTTAGGCACCATGAGGAGCAGGGGATGGTCTCCCTGGCTGAGCACAAATATGGGAATGAGCCAAGGATGAGCAGCGTTAGGAGCCCCACTGAAATGACCTGCTCAGCTTGAGGAGGGAGCAATGCCCCCCTACCCTTGTGAACCCCCTTATGTTTGCTGTACTCAGTGCCTCTAAAATGCTGATCTTTCTAGCATCTGCTTTTGTATTTGCAGAACATCATCAAGAAAGTGATCGGACAAAAATTTGTGTACAAGTTTGTCTCCTTtcctgagattttaaaaatggatCCACATGCTGTGGAAATCAGCAGAGAGAGCCTTTTGCTGCAGGACAGCGACTGTAAGATGCCTTCCGAGAGCAGGGATCAGCACAAGCACAGCTTGTCAGCACTGAAAAGCACAAGCCGTAATGAATATATCCACTCTGGCCTGTACTCCTCTTTCACTATCAACTCTCTGCAGAACCAGCCAGACCCTTACAAGccaatcaaaacagaaaaactggagGAGAAGTCAGAAGGAAACACACCAGTCGAAGAAGTTCGGACTGTTATAAGATTTGtgacaaacaaaacagacaaacaagTTATGAGGCCCATGGTGTCATTGCCTTCCACTTCCGaaacagcagctgcctctgctttTCTCAGCTCATCAGTATCAGCTAAAATATCTTCCTTAATGCTACCCAACAGTGCCAGCATTTCATCTCCATCGTCATCTTCCTCCAGGTCACCGTCTCTGTCTCCCACCTCACCCCTCCCTGCAGAACACAGGAGCCTCTTCCTTGAGTCCAGTTGCCACGACTCAGATTCCCTTGAGCCTCTGAACCTCTCCTCAGGCTCCAAGGCAAAATCTCCATCTCTTCCCCCAAAAGCTAAAAAACCCAAAGGCTTGGAAATCTCTGCCCCACCTATGGTTCTTTCCAGCACCGACATCGGTTCCATCGCCCTCAACAGCCCCGCGCTTCCTTCGGGATCCCTGACTCCAGCTTTCTTCACTGCACAGGTAAAACCTGCCTGTCTCCTGTACTCTTGCTTTAGCCAGGTATTCCCTCTGTGTGGCCGAGAGTGTTAGCTCTATGGGTCTGTCAtcatctgatggaaaaaaaaacatgggGAAGAGGGACACACAGCAGACGTCTGAAGAAAGGGTGGAAAGTAGGTTCCTCCTGGGGTTCCCACATGAGTGTGGGAAAAGCCATCACAGTTCACAGACTGCCTGGAAGGATAACGAGATGGGCAGCCACTAGTTAACATGAGTGAATCGCTTATCAGTTTAAACCAGCCTCCAGGTCTacaaaacaagcaggaaaaagccAACAAGAAAAACACAGGGTTTTTGTAGGTCACGACTTGAGCATGTGCATTGTGGGATGCTTGGTTAGATTTCTCTGCTAGATGTTGCATCCATTCAAACAGTGTGACCTTTTCATTAGTCTTTGAATATGGAGCAAATGGAGTGGTTTCTAAGACAAGGCTCTTAAACCAGTTTTGATTTCCAGAGTTTTACAGATCCATAGAGTACCTGCCAGAGCTTCCTTTCAGCACAGACCTACTGAATAACCAGTaggttattttgttctttttaatcaCGTTTGTGGTAATGTCAATAGTGAGTTCTTATTTTCAAGCAAGTCTATGAAAAAAATCTAGCAgttcagaggaggagaggaaaatcaCGTAGATAATGACCTGGTGTGTTCACTGGTGAGTTTTGTCTTACGCTACCACTGCAAAATTAGGCAAAAAATCCGAGAGTAAAATTATCCCAATGGGGGACACCCCCTAACATCCCCCCCTGAAATAAAAGTTGATGCAAATACTAGTACTAAATGAAACAAACtgaacagtaaataaataaatacaaaggtgTGTGTTACAAGCTCTCATTTACTTCAAGCTGTGTGGGGGTCACATTGTATCCAGAATCCCCTTACCTCTTCCCTGTTGGAAGAGGTTTTGCACAGATGATGCCTGCAGTGCAGCCAGGTGTTAGAGGTCTTTGAGCTGGCCCGGGCAGCATCGTGTGCCTGCACGGCATGAAGGCCTGGCAGAGGTGAGACTGTCGGCAAGTGCTCTCGGCCAGCACAGCTCTTGCTTTTATTGAGCTTttcagctggctgcagagcaagTTTGTGCAAAGCCATTGCAGTTCAGACACACCTGTAAGCTGCTGAGATGTGAAGTTGTGTCGCAAAGAAAGAGGATTTTGTGGGCCGTTATCTGTCATTTTTGACATCATAAAGCCTTTAAGTGAAGTTATGTTTGGCAGGAAGAACAGAAGTGTGGCAAACCAAAATTGAGGTGCATTGACAGACTCTTATAACCTCTAACTGTGGTATAACCACAGTAAGTATTTTGCTCATAGGGAGCAAATCTGACAAATAAATCATATCAGATGCCAACCAGACACAATGACAGCATGAGTTATTACGAGCTCGCTTTAATCTACTGCTGCCCCAAAACTCAGTATGAGCAGAGATTTCTTTCCTCATTCTGTAATTATTTCTTTGaacatttaattttctcattCATCTATAAACTGGTGTACTTACTGCCCCTGAAAGACGTAGAAGGGAATTAGGTTGGTGATTGTGGCCCTCCTTTAGCAGGATGGCTAGCTAAGGCCGTGATGACTCTTATCCAGCTTAATGCCATCACAAATCTTTTTTTACAGGTTATCTTATCACAGAAGAGGCGGATGGCATCCATGTAGGGTAGTTCCTGGGTCCATTTATTTAAACTTTCGGCTATACAGCAACATagctgcttttcctctcttttagCCTTCTATTTCTAGTGTGGATAAGAAGCATCTTGCATCCTAAATACTTGACCtagtgaatataaaataaaaactgtgtaACAACTGTGTTCAGATAACTGTAATACCACAATGCAAAATAACTAAAGccataatttaggctggaaatctGCAGTTCATGCCATTATCCTAGGAAGAGCATGCATCGTATCTCAAATGATCTCTGATTTATCAGATCCCAGTGGTAGACACCTGCTgccatggggcaggggcagaacAGGATGTCAGACACCAGTTGCTCCAGGAGTGATGTAGGTTCAGAGAAGGTCCTGCTGCCTGAGAGGGTATTTCAGATGGCTTTCCATTGTACCTGCTAGTCATGAGGAATACCCTTGGGTGGAGCCCTGAGAAAGGGCACGTGATGTGTACAAgcaatttcagaacagaaaaatgggTTTGAAGATTTCAGTGCATACAGCACCATACTTTGGTAGAGACATGTCAGCTTTCCATTTGGTTAGCTTCAAAGAGAGATATTTAGATTTTGTTCAGTACTTGCTTCTTTTACAGATTACTTACGCTTGTTATTTTTGTTGGCTGTCCCTTGGCCAATGTGGATATATAATTGTGACTCACTCTTTTTCTTCAGGCCTCTACTTTAGCATTTGTAACATTTACAACATGCTGTTTCCTCATGGACAAAGTAGTGTGCCTGCAGCCAGCACGTGCATGGTCTGTATTGCATCCACATACACCATCCAGGCTCCAGCACGTGCCTAATGACCTGGGAAGTAATGTACGTGTGACAGCACTTGTCCGTTATCTGACAGCTAGAAGTGACAAGAAAGATTGTACTTACATGCATTCTTTGTCAGAGAAGTCAGGAGCCATGAGCATTGTTGCTTAACATAATCCTCTCTGTGCAAtgaattatttctatttaaactGTTCCTATGCTTAGAttataatgacattttttaaGTAGGAACTTCCCACTGGGTTCCACGTCTAATACCAGATGTACAGCTGTATGAGGGCAGAAAATGAAGTGACACATCAATTTCTGTGTGTAATTTAAGGATAGCCTGTGCTGTGGTGTTGTTTACACGTTTCCTCTGGTGGTTTTGATGCTTGGCTGATGGCGATACTGAGAACAAGCCTGGGAGGCCCTGTGCTCTTTTTGCATTAAATATTAACAGATTTGGAGGCTTGCTTTGGCTGGCTCTTGGCTCTGGCAGAACTTGGAGACATTAGTGCTCTGATCATCAGAGGACATGAGCTTTTGCTTAGCACTGTTGTTAGGCATGTTAACATGCTTCCAGAGATGAATGGAGGACAGCTCAGTTTCAAATCTCCTCTCTCTCTGAAGACTTGCTCTGGCTGTATCTAGGTAGGAACAAACACCTCCaagttttcttcattattttcaaaagacCCTCTCAAGAACTGCATTTTCAGTTCTGGATATCTGCAGCttcttagagaaaaaataaagaatcgAGGCATAGCTCATTGGAGCTCTTAGTACGGCTGACACAATGCTGTGTCCTTAGTCGAATGGTGTTGGGTCTTGCTGCTTACATCTTTGGTTTTAACGTTAGTAGGCTCTTGTGTAAATAGATCTCTGAGTATTTATCCTGACCTAATTCAGTGTGTTCTTTGTCAGTCTCGTAAATCCCCATCAATAGCTGCCTGTCTGTGGAGCATCAGCTTGTAATGTGGCACAGGAAAGGTGCGCTCACTGGTACTGCTGTTTTCCTGTCCTGTGAAAGCACTGTGGTCCTGGGAAGAGGGTGTTTGTGAAGGAGCCATTCACAAATGCCTGCTTGTCAAGTATTTTTTCTCAGATGTCTTGACAAGAGCTGACACTTGATGAGATCAAGACAGAAGTTTTCTCCTTGCCAGGCCTCCACCCACTCTTAGCCCCTTTTGTTGTCATCCAAATATATCCAAACCCTGACCTCATCGGTACTTTCCCAGCAATACCACGTGTTTATTACTCCTTGGGACATAACTGTGGTTTCTTCCACGGGGTTTGGTGTTTCTGATCCATCTTCTTCAGCACAAAGGAGATGGCACTGTCCTTTCCCTTCACATTTCTCCATGAACCCTGCTTCTTTTGAGATTCCTTAGAGAAATCGTCCCCTTCAAGAGCAGCCAAGCTCTTTGTATTAAACAGCCTTTCAGACGCCTTGGGACAGAATCACTGGGAGGACCTTAATGTTTGCTGCTCCTTGTCTCTCCCATCTCTTCTGCTGGTGTTAAACTAATTGTTTGACCCTGTTGTGAACTCCAGTGCAAGCACGTCAGAGCAGGTCTGTATTCCTGTGCGTTTGCACAGAGCCTCAAACACCACAGCTGATCCCTCAGGCACTGCTTTGCAAATATGTCCGTCATATTTCAAAATCCACATGACCTGTGGTACCTGCCTTTCTGAGCCTGCTCGCCGCAGAGTCCTGGCAACAGGATGTGACAGCCCGTGGTGTAAGCAGTTTTTAAGTGAGACCCCTGGTTGCAATTGCCATATGTGGGAGTTTATATTTCTGGCCTGGTGGAAAGCTAGCAGGTACCAGAATGCATGATGTACTGGTTACTAGGGGGAGATACTCCttatcttctgtcttctctttacATATTTTAAACTCTGGACAAACTGATGCCCCAgttcagcagagcactgaggCACTTGTCCTACACAGCGAAACATGTACTTACTTGCTAAGTGTGCACTCAAATTCCATGAAGTGCTTTGCTAAATAGGACTGATTTTGATAATTGGCATCAAGGTTACTGGTGAGATTAACTCATTATGCCAAATACTGTGTTCAAAACTGTCACATCGCTTTCATGTTCTTTTTTGGAAAGATAAAAGTTACTCTGGATACAGAATAATTCATGTGATTCTTCCTTTGAATGGAGATTTGCATGTGCTTTAACTCTACCTCCCCTCCAATTGTGCTTTAGAAGTGCTGAGAGCATTCCCAGCAATCCTTGTGCGCCATGGCACTGGAAGGAGCCACCTCCAAGTTGGGAAAAGCCTTGGATTCCTAGTTCTTGCCATTTTGGTTCTTTTCAAACAATTAGCTGTGCTCTCCACCATCCCTCTGGGCACCCAACCCATACCCCTGCCTCTCGCTGCGTCAGCCTGTGCACTGCCAGTTTCTTGAAACTTCTTCCATTTTGAACAGGCACCATCAGAGGAGTAAACTTCAAAGGCTGGCAGTGGGTCTTTTGGCTCCACACGCAATTGCATTAATGCTTCAAAAACTGCAGTCAGTTCAAGCAATTGCTGCCCTTCAAAAGGTAAAAAATTACTCTGAAGGAGACTAGGTTGTGTTTACAGACATTGGGGCACGCATGGTATTTTATACAGTCGCATTAGCGTGGTTCAAATAAACAGTAACTGTGTCTCTCCTTAAGCAAATCGCAATAGAAATGAAATCAATTTGCATATGAAGGAATATTAAATGTGCAGGTAACCAGTATTGACCACTGTGGAGACAGGATGCAGGGCTGGATGGGCAGCTGCTGCCCGCCAGGATACTCGGCTTGCTGTATGTctgaattcagtgggaaaaaGAGCCGGTAGGTGAAGTGTAAGTAAGTCTTTAGGGGTTGTGACTACTGTATGGAGCTGTAACTCCCGAGGCATGCAtcatggggtgtttttttgtcttGCAGACCCCAAATGGATTATTGCTGACCCCAAGCCCGCTGCTGTCTAGCATTCATTTCTGGAGCAGCCTCAGCCCTGTTGCTCCTCTGAgtcctgccaggctgcagggaccAAACACTCTGTTCCAGGTAGGTCTTTCCAATGCACAGGTTTCATTTCTGAAAGCGCACATGTGGCAGAGACATTGGGGAGCATCTCCTCACATCGATCTGGAGCTTTTCAAATAGTTTAAGAAAATATGGCAGTTAGCAGGCACTTTTAAAGAGAGGCCTACTTACTTGTACCCTCTTTAAACCCTTGGCAACACAGTCAGAACCTACAGGGCAGTGTCTACTGCAGCAAGCACGCACATATTAtatgaaggaaacagaaataaatgctgGACCCCAGTAAGAGTAGGTAACTGAGCTCTCAGAGCTTTAGGAAGAGAGGGCAGACCAGTCAGGGACCAGCAAGGAGAGTGGTGGAACATGGACTCTGGGAAGACCAAGACCAGTTTGGGTCTCACACAGTAAGGTAGGTGCAGGTTTATCCTTCTGTCTTAATGAGCTACTTCTCACTCAGAAAGACAGGGCATAGTTGTATTTACAATGAGGGCACTCTGAACCTGAAGGCTCCATTTCCAGTTCTTCTGCAAATTATCCATTTGTCCTCAACCAAGTTACTTCATACCTCTGAGCACGACCTCTCTGTATGTAACAGGAGAAAGGCAGCATTGTCCCCTCTCTCTCATGCGTACTGGGAGAGTAAAAATCTCAAAGTTTTATAGAGATGTGGTAAATACAAAAGTTATTAAGTAAACCGCGATGGCCGTAGCACTCAGCTGCAGCAGTCACTCGAGGCTTAAGAAGAGGATGGTGGGGATGGTATTAGCAGCTCCAGCTGTAGCTGCTGCAAAACAGCTGATTCAGTAAGTCACAGAAGAAATTATGCTGATCAGCTGATTGGCAAGATGCACGAGAAGTT
This region includes:
- the ELK3 gene encoding ETS domain-containing protein Elk-3; translated protein: MESAITLWQFLLQLLLDQKHEHLICWTSNDGEFKLLKAEEVAKLWGLRKNKTNMNYDKLSRALRYYYDKNIIKKVIGQKFVYKFVSFPEILKMDPHAVEISRESLLLQDSDCKMPSESRDQHKHSLSALKSTSRNEYIHSGLYSSFTINSLQNQPDPYKPIKTEKLEEKSEGNTPVEEVRTVIRFVTNKTDKQVMRPMVSLPSTSETAAASAFLSSSVSAKISSLMLPNSASISSPSSSSSRSPSLSPTSPLPAEHRSLFLESSCHDSDSLEPLNLSSGSKAKSPSLPPKAKKPKGLEISAPPMVLSSTDIGSIALNSPALPSGSLTPAFFTAQTPNGLLLTPSPLLSSIHFWSSLSPVAPLSPARLQGPNTLFQFPTLLNGHIPVPLPSLDGASSPVLLSPNAQKS